Proteins from one Catenuloplanes atrovinosus genomic window:
- a CDS encoding FtsX-like permease family protein produces the protein MIALVRAALRARWRSALVMMLLAAAAAGAAAAPLLYEPAARRAATVTEVAAAPAAERRLTAERHLSPVVPDRTQPERAFPPELIGDLPTVAGFDSIGGLWTNGLIVDPAALPPDPGETLTGLNGTLAWRSEVCAHLTVTAGRCATGYNEIVASARTADRAALAVGDTVVFHTSDRYPLNRYTVVGLYTPADPAAGYWAGRPFFAGWQARDPVADPFFTTRETVHRTLSADYVEAADLVARPEAFPGPARTATDVVGRWAAGTEWSVRTDLHALDARITAGDAQLRDGLALAGLPLVLLAWLVLWFAVSFGVALRRTEAGLFALRGTPSSLRWALVLAEAVLPVLAGTPLGYLAAWLLVSVVSATTLDGAPTVTPAAGSMWYAVAAVAGALLVGLAAQWRAVVAPVAVLLRATPARHRQVAVSTLDVVAGALAAAAAYQVSAVDEPAGGLELLVPMLIALTAGLLGARLAGLLAGRAAGRALRRGRLVRGLAAAEFARQPAQLRVVAISVIVFALVGFSATASVVAAEGRGDRARIDLGAPRVLTVADAGEQDLLRAVRAADPEGRYAMATARITRAELDALAVDSTRLATVADWDPRFGPDAATVASLIRPRPATPLRITGESVTVRATAVSPPPDTRLWITLLPATGPIVRVRAGDLRDGTHEYRAAVPACATGCRLGVLEVETPFAVEYAVDVTVSAITDATGPVDAGLTDPARWRVTSGSVLDSPDLAVDARGARLSHTGRGRPDLRLIPVVTPVPLPVVTGGEPDDVLPSATGPVPIARAGHLAAGPAGAITLVDLEYADLAAYDAAMAAEPQVWLRADTPDSVVTALTTHGLVITGERTVAERTTVLAGQGAALALRFHLLTAAGAVLLGVGALLVLGADRPRRVRQLRALRAQGLGAGPAWRSQLVAQLAVVGAGVVLGLAAGALAWWMTRGAITYYVDDWAGPAPPDWPRAEALLGPVTALVVLSLVAAGSALSLRRAVEER, from the coding sequence GTGATCGCGCTGGTGCGCGCCGCGCTGCGCGCCCGGTGGCGGTCCGCGCTGGTGATGATGCTGCTCGCGGCCGCCGCCGCGGGTGCCGCCGCCGCGCCGCTGCTCTACGAGCCGGCCGCCCGCCGCGCCGCCACCGTCACCGAGGTCGCCGCGGCCCCGGCCGCCGAGCGCCGGCTCACGGCCGAGCGGCACCTCTCACCCGTGGTGCCGGACCGCACACAGCCGGAGCGCGCGTTCCCGCCGGAGCTGATCGGTGACCTGCCGACCGTGGCCGGGTTCGACTCGATCGGCGGGCTCTGGACGAACGGGCTGATCGTCGACCCCGCGGCCCTGCCGCCGGACCCGGGCGAGACGCTGACCGGGCTGAACGGCACGCTCGCCTGGCGGAGTGAGGTGTGCGCGCACCTCACGGTCACGGCCGGGCGCTGCGCCACCGGATACAACGAGATCGTGGCCAGCGCGCGGACGGCCGACCGGGCCGCGCTCGCGGTCGGCGACACCGTGGTCTTCCACACCTCGGACCGGTACCCGCTGAACCGGTACACCGTGGTCGGCCTGTACACGCCGGCCGACCCGGCCGCGGGCTACTGGGCCGGGCGCCCGTTCTTCGCCGGGTGGCAGGCGCGCGATCCGGTCGCGGACCCGTTCTTCACCACCCGGGAGACCGTGCACCGCACGCTCTCCGCCGACTACGTCGAGGCGGCCGACCTGGTCGCCCGGCCGGAGGCGTTCCCGGGCCCGGCGCGTACCGCCACGGACGTGGTGGGCCGCTGGGCGGCCGGCACCGAGTGGTCGGTACGGACCGACCTGCACGCGCTGGACGCCCGGATCACGGCCGGCGACGCCCAGCTCCGCGACGGGCTGGCGCTGGCCGGGCTGCCGCTGGTGCTGCTCGCCTGGCTGGTGCTCTGGTTCGCGGTCTCGTTCGGCGTGGCGCTGCGCCGCACCGAGGCCGGCCTGTTCGCGCTGCGCGGCACGCCGTCGTCGCTGCGCTGGGCGCTGGTCCTCGCGGAGGCGGTGCTCCCGGTGCTGGCCGGCACGCCGCTCGGCTACCTGGCGGCCTGGCTGCTGGTCTCGGTCGTGTCCGCGACCACGCTGGACGGCGCGCCCACGGTGACGCCGGCCGCGGGCTCGATGTGGTACGCGGTCGCGGCCGTCGCCGGCGCGCTGCTGGTCGGCCTGGCCGCGCAGTGGCGGGCCGTGGTCGCGCCGGTCGCGGTGCTGCTGCGCGCCACGCCGGCCCGGCACCGGCAGGTCGCGGTGAGCACGCTGGACGTGGTGGCCGGCGCGCTGGCCGCCGCCGCGGCGTACCAGGTGAGCGCCGTCGACGAGCCGGCCGGCGGGCTGGAACTGCTGGTCCCGATGCTGATCGCGCTCACCGCCGGGCTGCTCGGCGCGCGGCTCGCCGGGCTGCTGGCCGGGCGCGCGGCCGGCCGGGCGCTGCGCCGCGGCCGGCTGGTGCGCGGGCTGGCCGCCGCCGAGTTCGCCCGCCAGCCGGCCCAACTGCGCGTCGTGGCGATCTCCGTCATCGTGTTCGCGCTGGTCGGCTTCTCGGCCACCGCGTCCGTGGTGGCGGCGGAGGGCCGCGGCGATCGGGCCCGGATCGACCTGGGCGCGCCCCGCGTGCTCACCGTCGCGGACGCGGGCGAGCAGGACCTGCTGCGCGCCGTGCGCGCGGCCGACCCGGAGGGCCGGTACGCGATGGCGACCGCGCGGATCACCCGGGCCGAGCTGGACGCGCTCGCGGTGGACAGCACCCGGCTGGCGACGGTCGCGGACTGGGACCCGCGCTTCGGCCCGGACGCGGCCACGGTCGCGTCACTGATCCGGCCCCGCCCGGCCACCCCGCTGCGGATCACCGGCGAGTCCGTGACCGTGCGCGCGACCGCGGTGTCGCCACCGCCGGACACCCGCCTCTGGATCACGCTGCTGCCGGCCACCGGCCCGATCGTCCGGGTGCGGGCCGGCGACCTGCGGGACGGGACGCACGAGTACCGGGCCGCCGTCCCGGCCTGCGCGACCGGCTGCCGGCTCGGCGTGCTGGAGGTGGAGACGCCGTTCGCCGTGGAGTACGCGGTGGACGTGACCGTCTCCGCGATCACGGACGCGACCGGGCCGGTCGACGCGGGCCTGACCGACCCGGCCCGGTGGCGCGTCACCTCCGGCTCCGTGCTGGACAGCCCGGACCTGGCCGTGGACGCGCGCGGCGCCCGGCTGTCCCACACCGGCCGCGGACGGCCCGACCTGCGGCTGATCCCGGTCGTGACGCCGGTCCCGCTGCCCGTGGTCACCGGCGGCGAACCGGACGACGTGCTCCCGTCCGCGACCGGGCCGGTCCCGATCGCGCGCGCCGGGCACCTCGCGGCCGGGCCGGCCGGCGCGATCACACTGGTCGACCTGGAGTACGCGGACCTCGCCGCCTACGACGCCGCGATGGCCGCCGAGCCGCAGGTCTGGCTGCGCGCGGACACGCCGGACTCGGTGGTGACGGCACTGACCACGCACGGGCTGGTGATCACGGGCGAGCGCACGGTGGCGGAGCGGACCACGGTCCTGGCCGGCCAGGGCGCCGCGCTGGCGCTGCGATTCCACCTGCTCACCGCGGCCGGCGCGGTGCTGCTCGGCGTGGGCGCGCTCCTCGTGCTCGGCGCGGACCGGCCGCGGCGGGTCCGGCAGCTGCGCGCGCTGCGGGCGCAGGGCCTGGGCGCCGGGCCGGCGTGGCGGAGCCAACTGGTCGCGCAGCTCGCGGTGGTCGGCGCGGGCGTGGTGCTGGGGCTGGCCGCGGGCGCGCTCGCCTGGTGGATGACGCGCGGCGCGATCACGTACTACGTGGACGACTGGGCGGGTCCGGCCCCGCCGGACTGGCCGCGGGCCGAGGCGCTGCTCGGGCCGGTCACCGCGCTGGTGGTGCTGTCTCTGGTGGCGGCCGGTTCGGCGCTGTCGCTGCGCCGGGCGGTGGAGGAGCGATGA
- a CDS encoding ABC transporter ATP-binding protein: protein MNGIAVVCRRVVHIYRVEGNDVVALSGVDLDIAPGSTVALVGPSGSGKSTLIALLAGLMRPSAGRVQVGLVDLGKAADAELARMRGTDIGVVLQGAARNLLPHATLAANMWLAQRRAAKVRPADVEPVERILGLVGLGGFGEATVGELPPGAQQRAALAVGMAASPGLLLVDEPTSRLDRSARDEVLDALETVNRERGTTIVVVTHDPEVGARLGRAITIRDGRVGAEGRDGQEFAVVAGDGTVQLPPAMLESYPPGTLLAVENVEGQVVMVSATRPAVGDGTP, encoded by the coding sequence GTGAACGGGATCGCGGTGGTGTGCCGGCGGGTGGTCCACATCTACCGGGTGGAGGGCAACGACGTGGTCGCGCTCTCCGGCGTCGACCTGGACATCGCGCCGGGCAGCACGGTCGCGCTGGTCGGGCCGTCCGGGTCCGGCAAGTCCACGTTGATCGCGCTGCTGGCCGGCCTGATGCGGCCGTCCGCCGGCCGGGTGCAGGTCGGGCTGGTCGACCTGGGCAAGGCGGCCGACGCGGAACTGGCCCGCATGCGCGGCACCGACATCGGCGTGGTGCTCCAGGGCGCCGCGCGCAACCTGCTGCCGCACGCCACGCTCGCCGCGAACATGTGGCTGGCCCAGCGGCGCGCGGCCAAGGTCCGGCCGGCCGACGTCGAGCCGGTCGAGCGGATCCTGGGCCTGGTCGGGCTGGGCGGGTTCGGGGAGGCCACGGTCGGCGAACTGCCGCCCGGCGCCCAGCAGCGCGCCGCGCTCGCGGTCGGCATGGCCGCCTCGCCCGGGCTGCTGCTGGTGGACGAGCCGACGTCCCGGCTGGACCGGTCCGCGCGGGACGAGGTGCTCGACGCGCTGGAGACCGTCAACCGCGAGCGCGGCACCACGATCGTGGTGGTCACCCACGACCCCGAGGTCGGCGCGCGGCTCGGCCGGGCGATCACCATCCGGGACGGCCGGGTCGGCGCGGAGGGCCGCGACGGGCAGGAATTCGCGGTGGTCGCGGGCGACGGGACGGTGCAGTTGCCGCCCGCGATGCTGGAGAGCTACCCGCCCGGCACGCTGCTCGCGGTGGAGAACGTGGAGGGGCAGGTGGTGATGGTGTCGGCCACCCGGCCCGCTGTAGGGGACGGCACACCGTGA
- a CDS encoding tetratricopeptide repeat protein, with the protein MSDPRITSSIFTRGAVDLGALRSTPQPTATPAPAARPAAPTAPTAAPASPSGAVTVIDVTDAGFRADVLERSLTTPVILDFWAEWCQPCKQLSPVLERLAEEGGGSWVLGKVDVDANPGLAQAFQIQSIPMVAAVVGGQPVQGFQGALPEAQVRQYIEAVLKAAGVQSPQHEDPRLAEADDAMMDGDLDAAEAAYKKILNESPADQAAESGLAQVALFRRVQGVDPGAVLSVAAGAPDDVKAQLLAADVEVLSGNAAEAYQRLIKLIRRVFGDDRETVRRHLLSLFTVAGPDDPAVASARRALANALF; encoded by the coding sequence ATGAGCGACCCACGGATCACCTCGTCGATCTTCACCCGCGGCGCGGTCGACCTCGGTGCGCTGCGGAGCACCCCGCAGCCGACCGCCACGCCCGCGCCCGCGGCGCGTCCCGCCGCACCCACCGCACCCACCGCGGCCCCCGCCTCGCCGTCCGGCGCCGTCACCGTCATCGACGTGACCGACGCCGGTTTCCGCGCCGACGTGCTGGAGCGGTCCCTGACCACGCCGGTCATCCTCGACTTCTGGGCCGAGTGGTGCCAGCCCTGCAAGCAGCTCTCCCCGGTGCTCGAGCGGCTCGCCGAGGAGGGCGGCGGCTCCTGGGTGCTGGGCAAGGTCGACGTGGACGCCAACCCCGGCCTGGCCCAGGCGTTCCAGATCCAGAGCATCCCGATGGTCGCGGCCGTGGTCGGCGGCCAGCCGGTGCAGGGCTTCCAGGGCGCGCTGCCCGAGGCCCAGGTCCGGCAGTACATCGAGGCCGTGCTCAAGGCCGCGGGCGTGCAGTCCCCGCAGCACGAGGACCCGCGCCTGGCCGAGGCCGACGACGCGATGATGGACGGCGACCTCGACGCGGCCGAGGCGGCGTACAAGAAGATCCTCAACGAGTCCCCGGCCGACCAGGCCGCCGAGTCCGGGCTCGCCCAGGTCGCGCTGTTCCGCCGGGTGCAGGGCGTCGACCCGGGCGCCGTGCTCTCCGTCGCGGCCGGCGCGCCCGACGACGTCAAGGCGCAACTGCTCGCCGCGGACGTGGAGGTGCTCAGCGGCAACGCGGCCGAGGCGTACCAGCGGCTGATCAAGCTCATCCGCCGCGTCTTCGGCGACGATCGCGAGACGGTGCGCCGCCACCTGCTCTCGCTGTTCACCGTGGCCGGCCCGGACGATCCCGCCGTCGCCAGCGCCCGCCGCGCGCTGGCGAACGCGCTGTTCTGA
- a CDS encoding penicillin-binding transpeptidase domain-containing protein produces MLRLRATAVTMLLLAGASLTACSGSNGAADALNAFLAGWRAGNLDGVGVVSAAGQTMAPAEVVTAIQTLSGELKDTPPELSAPEPAEEDTLATGDVKVSWTLPGGHLWEYQTPVRLTRGDDGWRVIWQPAVVHPQLKDGEELRVQRLTGTRAAIMDGTGAPIFTDRKIIVVGLHPKLATDLDETVATFGAELKQFGVDVSGLKAEVEAAEPDSEVIVATLRDTDYEKIRANVENLPGLVTRQETRMLAPTRVFARALLGTVGDVTKEDMDANPGQFEIGDQVGHGGLQERYDKQLRGTPGEAVLITQTTPSGEPTFTEVWRAEPGAGTPVKTTLDPKIQTAADDAVGKETKRTALVAIRISDGAIVAAANGPNGGAENLAFTAQVPPGSTYKMVAALGLLDANAVGLDSPVACPKTYTVEGREFKNAYDLELGTVPFRTDFARSCNTAFAALSSKLGAPGLASASAQLGIGGTWDVGAEAYTGKPSTGTPAAELAAASFGQGTTVVSPLAMAAATAAVARGSFIGPKLVVDPAPAGSPAPAAPLKETSVAALKAMMREVVTNGTGTDLKSVKGDPVYGKTGTAEYDSADPEKTHGWFVGWRGDIAVAAFVEGGGSGVGAAVPVVKSFYSAL; encoded by the coding sequence ATGCTCAGGCTCCGCGCGACCGCCGTCACGATGCTGCTGCTGGCGGGGGCCTCGCTCACCGCCTGCTCCGGCTCCAACGGCGCCGCCGACGCGCTCAACGCGTTCCTGGCCGGCTGGCGCGCCGGCAACCTCGACGGCGTCGGGGTGGTCTCCGCCGCCGGGCAGACCATGGCCCCCGCCGAGGTGGTCACCGCCATCCAGACGCTCTCCGGCGAGCTGAAGGACACGCCGCCGGAGCTGTCCGCGCCCGAGCCGGCCGAGGAGGACACGCTGGCCACCGGCGACGTGAAGGTCTCCTGGACGCTGCCGGGCGGCCACCTGTGGGAATACCAGACGCCGGTACGGCTCACCCGCGGCGACGACGGGTGGCGCGTGATCTGGCAGCCGGCGGTCGTCCACCCACAGCTCAAGGACGGTGAGGAACTGCGCGTGCAGCGGCTCACCGGCACCCGCGCCGCGATCATGGACGGCACCGGTGCGCCGATCTTCACGGACCGCAAGATCATTGTGGTCGGCCTGCACCCGAAGCTCGCCACCGACCTGGACGAGACGGTCGCCACCTTCGGCGCGGAGCTGAAGCAGTTCGGCGTGGACGTCAGCGGGCTCAAGGCCGAGGTCGAGGCCGCCGAACCGGACAGCGAGGTGATCGTGGCCACGCTGCGGGACACCGACTACGAGAAGATCCGGGCCAACGTCGAAAACCTGCCCGGGCTGGTGACCCGCCAGGAGACACGCATGCTGGCGCCCACCCGCGTCTTCGCCCGCGCGCTGCTCGGCACGGTCGGCGACGTCACCAAGGAGGACATGGACGCCAACCCCGGCCAGTTCGAGATCGGCGACCAGGTCGGGCACGGCGGGCTCCAGGAGCGGTACGACAAGCAACTGCGCGGCACACCCGGCGAGGCCGTGCTGATCACGCAGACCACGCCGTCCGGGGAACCGACGTTCACCGAGGTGTGGCGCGCCGAACCGGGCGCGGGCACGCCGGTCAAGACCACGCTGGACCCGAAGATCCAGACGGCCGCGGACGACGCGGTCGGCAAGGAGACGAAGCGGACCGCGCTGGTCGCCATCCGGATCTCCGACGGCGCGATCGTCGCGGCGGCGAACGGGCCGAACGGCGGGGCGGAGAACCTGGCCTTCACCGCCCAGGTGCCGCCGGGGTCCACGTACAAGATGGTCGCGGCGCTCGGGCTGCTCGACGCCAACGCGGTCGGATTGGACAGCCCGGTGGCGTGCCCGAAGACCTACACGGTGGAGGGCCGGGAGTTCAAGAACGCCTACGACCTGGAGCTGGGGACCGTGCCGTTCCGTACCGACTTCGCCCGCTCCTGCAACACCGCGTTCGCGGCGCTGTCGTCGAAACTGGGCGCCCCGGGCCTCGCCAGCGCGAGCGCGCAACTCGGCATCGGCGGCACCTGGGACGTGGGCGCGGAGGCGTACACCGGCAAGCCCTCCACCGGAACGCCGGCCGCGGAGCTGGCCGCGGCCTCGTTCGGGCAGGGCACCACGGTGGTGAGCCCGCTCGCGATGGCGGCGGCCACGGCCGCCGTGGCGCGGGGCTCCTTCATCGGGCCGAAACTGGTGGTCGACCCGGCGCCGGCCGGCTCGCCGGCGCCGGCCGCGCCACTGAAGGAAACGTCGGTGGCGGCGCTGAAGGCCATGATGCGCGAGGTCGTCACGAACGGCACCGGCACGGACCTGAAGTCGGTGAAGGGCGACCCGGTGTACGGCAAGACCGGCACCGCGGAGTACGACTCGGCCGACCCGGAGAAGACGCACGGGTGGTTCGTCGGGTGGCGCGGGGACATCGCCGTGGCGGCGTTCGTCGAGGGCGGCGGCTCCGGCGTGGGCGCGGCCGTACCGGTGGTGAAATCCTTCTACTCGGCGCTGTAG